The nucleotide window CCCTGTGACTCACCCTTGATATTGAACAACTTTTGGGATGCTCAACACCTTCTTCTCTTTTCTTCCCAtgtctctcttcactctctttctatgtctcttgTTGTCTGCCTGTATGTAGGATACCTTCCTCCCTCATGTGGAGTGTGGGACAGTGACTCTGATCGGGGCAACCACGGAGAACCCTTCGTTCCAGGTGAACGCGGCTCTGCTTAGCAGGTGCAGGGTCCTGGTTCTGGACAAGCTGTCTGTGGAGGCAATGGGGTTGATCCTGCTCAGGGCCGTCGCTACGCTGGGGATCAGTGTACTGGGAGAAGATCTCAGCGACCGCATAGATCAAGACGAGTTAGACCCAACCGAGCTCAGATCAGAGTAAGTAGCTGATACCCCCTCCTCTCGGAATGAGTGCTTTGTTATCACGGAACGTGCGGTGTAGACACGTCATCCTTAAGTCTGGGATTCCTGAACCCTGATTGGTCGAGGGGGAcgtcctctctctactctgtgccCACCTTAAAATGTTTTCCTTTAGGTCATTTATGGCCTGGCAGGCCTGACTATAGGCAGACAGCCCTGGcagttgtgttctctctctctctctctctccttattctcctccctctctctctctctctctccgccctctctctttttctccttttctctctctctctcttggagaaaatatcctttctattttattcagctttgttcaattgtattcttcatattctaaaataatatactataatgccatggaattctaagcaaatcttgtctgctaaatgaactagtaaCCTCGCTCGcgctctcctttttctctcctttctctcctatctatttctctctctgttgacagagatggaggggagtGTGTCGGTATAGCCTAGCCTGTTTAAGTGAGACATCTGTTAACTGCTGGCAGCAGATGAGGGCTCAGTTTTAACAGTGTACCAGATTCATGGCAGAAAGCCTTCATGGTCAACATGGGTGTGattgagtggtggtggtgattgagCTAACATTAGATGTTATATTTGTGTTTAAAGATCTTGGTACAGGTGCAGGCCATGGAGTGAAATGCTCTTTGGTTGTGTACAGATTTTTACGCTCAGGTGGACCAACACTTTCTATTACATCACATCTTTACATCCTATCTTGTTCTGTCAAATTTATCAAACTATACATTTGTTCCAAGGAACATTTTAAACCAGACATTTTCCACACTGCATCAGCAAAAAATGGTCTCAGCCCTGGCTTTCCTCTCTCACCCCTATCAAATTAAAAAGGGGCTATCGTCTTGACTGGAGTCCAAGCCAAGGGAGGTGACAGGCATGTTTGGCTGTATGTTTCACACGAAGGTCCCACTGGGACAGCTAGATAAGACTAGTTTAGTATGTGCCCTCCCTTATCTCCCTCCTCACATCATTTCATTGTATGCCAAAAGTCATGAATAGAATTGAAAGGTTGGTAGGATATCCAATGAGCTGTTGGTGTCACATAGCTATGGCATGTGGTTCAGATGTCACACTTAGTGGCttaaatgtcaacatttaaacAGTATATTTTATTCATCTACCCGCAGGTATTTACTATATAGATCTATTGTTTCATTTCGGCTTATGGATCAGAATCGGCACACTGGtacctagggctgtggcggtcacaacATTTTGTCAGtctgtgattgtcaagcaaataactgccaggTAACAGTATGGATTCAACATGTAGCCTACAAGCCGCTGATGCAGAACTTTGAAAcatctacatttttaaaagtctaataaatacatgcctacaccttcacaatataaccattttttatttgattttagacaggtctaaagaaacatgtagtctatttcagaagaacagaataggaTACTCAgatgtccttatgttaggtcctgatctggctatgccatatggctgtgggctacactagttcatttagcagacaatatttGCTTGGAATTTCGTGGCATTATTTTagattttatagtatgaagaatgcAATTGAACAAAGCTGTATAAAATagaaacgatttgagggagtgcgcacatgcagctattctgtgttgtggttaacaaagaaataggtcctcctatatgcttaatttagaggtattaatgtaactttagttgttctacaaagaTTGGGTTATATGTTTAGATTTGCAATACATTCTAAGACTGCATGATGCGACTAATGATGATAtgaaaaaagttgcttgaaaggcatgagctctgcttagtTTTTTGCACCAGCTgtatacacttcaacagtctctcattcacaatttgacaagcacttgataatgcctcaaatgTCCTGGCGGCATCCCTTTTGTGTGGAtgtaatgccccctaaaaaatGTCCTGGCTTTTGCGGCCAGTGGCTGTTGTGCctttgggctgaatataatacttctaattcccttctccctgagtgctgcgcgCTCCGAAGCACCTCCCTCACATGGCTTTCCATCACCTGATTGGGTCTTTCCCACAAGCTAAAAGTGAAGAGCGACACATCGGGCCACAACTGCGCGTGTCCTTGTCCAATTCCAAGGTGTCCACATttactgtccacatttacttcttgtcagccaacaagatgagtaggcctaacgaacagaaaaagcactagcctatgtcaatctactatcccccatagtccTAAAGTTGATCTATTCTGTGCAATAAATAattattccaaacatagtctgggacagttgtgggacgtgattgatcccaaattaatacaactattagcattaaaaaatatatattaattatgcaatgaggctgatgccacagatcagaacatttagcttaaaatgttgatgaactattaggctatttcttcacattctaatcgcagcaatgtgcacacggcagtaggctGTAAGAGCGAATGTTCTATTAGCGGGAAAACACCgttatcaaaagtgaccgcaaatgcaattatgcatgttTCTTGCCTCACGctaggcatcattcacaagtgataatatatcattcacaagtgatcggctaatattgtcacccatcagacaattctttatttaatcttgtctttacataaaccaaataatatatgtgtgataTTTGTTTTGATTTGGAATGGACCCTTATCATGTCTGGAGATGGATCTATGCACTTAATAATACGGTCACCCTACCGGTATCTCAAATGATTAGAATGATGAACTTCATAAATCAACTCGATAGATGATTACACATGTCAAACTAGAATATATGCCAAATTATATGGATACATTTAGTTATGATTAGGTTTCTGGAGGCCACTCAATAAACTGAAGTTCTAGTCAAGAATGATGTGTTTTTCAGGTGGCAGGTCCCTGGCATGGTGGGTTAGGTTTGAGTTATGTGGATCAGTATTAAGGGGGTCAGTATCGGTAACGAGATGTTTACATGTCCTGACCCACTTGGAGCTGGTGGAGGGTGTTTGCATCGCCCCGGGGGCCAGGGGCCACGTTCCACTCTCCCCGTTAGTTCTCATGTTGTCACAGGACTGTCGGCTCAACACTGTCCTGACTGTCTAACCTGACACCCAGACCAGAAGAACACCCAGGCTAACTTCTCTCCAGCTCCTGCAATGACATTGTCACCCAGGCCAAGTCCAATAAAGATGCTCCCCTGCTGACTCCATAATGTGGTTGTTGGTAAGGGCTTGTTTATTTGCCACCTTAGTGGCCGATAGGGCTGTGAATTGCCAGAGCTCTCACGTtacgatattatcacaatacttaggtgccgaAGCAATATGTattacgattctatatgtattgcgattcagtACTGTAATTTTATTTTGGTGCCGGTTCAGCCAACTAGcacaaaaataatattgtgatattGTCAAAACAATACGATATATCTGCCTGATATGTAACTATCACAtttttttttgttcattttttttgCTCCATCACTAGTGGCCAAGTCGATCAAGTCTCTGTTGTGTACTTGTTTTAGAGATGGGATCATTTGAGAACGACACATGGTATGAGACCAGGTGCTGGTACAAGGACACTGCTCATCATGCCTTGGCTAAATTGAAGAGTGCCCCTTGTGTGGGTCTGGTTTATGTCACCATACATCAGGGGGGGCCTGCCGCTGTGAGAGGGTCTCGAAGTGTGGCGTCGTACCGGTTGCTGTTCATCAGGGTCAAGCGTTTGGATCTGGGGATGAACGATTAGGTCGTTGGCTGGGGGATCTGGAGGATCATCCAAAAACCATAGCACCCTGTTTGCAGGAGTCAAATTCTGAGCAGCAAGGTCTCTATTGGATGTTGGATGAGAACGCTTCTATGTGCAGTATAGCAAAAAGACACAGTTATTGTCACTTTTCTCTGTGCCATTTAGGCCTGATATAATCGGAGCTAAACATTTCTTATTTGTTATTATTGAATGTGTTTCTGTTTTCATGTTTTGTAGACCAAAGGTCTATATTGAGCAGAAGGCTCTGGACACCATAGCCCACCTGTGTGACGGCGACGCCCGGGCGGGGCTCAACGGACTCCAGCTGGCTGTCCAGGCCCGGGTGGGTGCAGCCCGTCCTGGCCAATCAGGATCTGGCAGTACCCCACATGACATTGTGGTGCAGGAGGAGCATGTGAAGGAGGGCCTTCAGAGGTCCCATATCCTCTATGACAAAGCAGGTGAGTCCAATGGTTCAATAGAAAAGAGTATAGGAGTCGCACACCTATCATACTAACAGGTGCATGGAGAAAAACTGTACACTAAATTGAAACTCCAGCATACTGATGATCTTGATGCTCCTCAATGGTTCAACCATAACATTAGAGTACATTATTTTCAATCGATTCAGCTGTAGTCAGTGGACATTTGACTTTTCTAGGATGTTCTTTTACACTGCCCCTCACTGGACTAACAGACATTTAAAAATTTAGATGACAAATGATGTTACTTGTCATGATTCAATTTGATAATGACAGAGTGGTGACATCCTGTCTGGTTGGCTCCACAGCAGCAGCCCAGAGATAATAACCCAAGCAGTCTGTCTGTCAGCTCATGGGAATGGACCTGTGAATAGTTTAGGTGTATTTCAGAGGTCTCTTGTGAAATGGTGAATGTGCTGGTCCTATTGGTAGAGATAACTTCCCCTTTGCTCTGAGTCTGAGATATGCAGCCAGATCCAGCCAAAGAACACTTTGCCCTCTAATACGTACAGTAGACTCTTTCAATATGCCCTACAATAGCTGACTCAGGCCAGACGGCTTGCGCTAATTAGGTTAAAACCCTCAGACAGTGACTGTACAAGTGATATCACCATGGTGCCAGCCTGCCAAGTGCTATTGTGGCTCACTGCACTTGATTGATGCTTTAGAAGCATGGACTGGTTGTTGTCAGCGTCATCTTACTGGAATCCTTGAATATCCAGAATATGTTAGTCAGAGGACACTTAGGAGATTGATAGACTCTTTGGTGTGGTCGTAGAGTATGTAGTACCTGTCATAACTCTTCTATTATGTGCATTAGTGTCTGAAAAGTCAAGGTGAAGGGACTTGATCCCAGTCTCTTTTAACCTCTGGTTCTCAGCTTTACTTTTTCTGTCAACCTCAgtggaggatgggtagaggagtctTCTCAAAATTCCTGGTATTTTCCCTCTCAACACTTCCCTGTCAAACTTCTCAGGATTTACTGGTAAATGGATCAACCACTTCAAACGTGCCATAGAGTGTATGGCTCTTTTGCAAATGAGAGGATACATGGGTTTTTGGGGGGATCCTGGGGACCCTTTGACTCTGactgctgctgccaacacaccaCCAGGGACAGAGGGCTGTCTGTCATGGGCTTGAAAGGTTTGTGCCAGCTGGCGTGGCAATTTATTATGAGACCCCCTGAGCTCCATCATCCTCCATGGCCTGGTTGATTTACAGGACGCCTGCCTTGTTTCCGTGTGTCCTATTTCGGGTGCTGAAGGAGGCCTCCAGGTGGATGAAGGCTTATCCAAAATAGCTGTGTCAACAAACTAATGCCTCGGGAGGTGGGCTAATGCCTCGGGAGGTGGGCTAATGCCTCGGGAGGTGGGCTAATGCCTCGGGAGGTGGGCTAATGCCTCGGGAGGTGGGATGGGATATGGAGGGTTGAGGTGGGGGAGTTATCCATCGTGGAGAGAGGTGAAAGAGGGACCACCTGAGTGACAAATGAGACATAGCCGTCCTAATTTGAACCTGTCTCATAATGGGACATTGACCATTGCCACTGGAAGCAAGGGATAGACCctcactagcctggtcccagacctgtttagtGCTGTCTTGTCAACTCATATGGTCATTGTCACGCCTTACAATGATGCTAAAACAGGTCAAACAGACAGGACCAGGCTAGAACATCACCGCAATGGTGGGTTAAATGCTCTGGGGAGACTGAGGCCTCCAGAGAGAATCCAGAACCTAATTAAGCCTATGGGGTTCAAGGAGCTAGCCAAATTTAAAATCTAACCGGAATTTCCCCAGAAATGATTAATGTACATCAACTATACAGCAGGAACACAAATATAGCCTAGACCCAGCCCAGCAGCCTCTTAACTGCTAGACACCCAGGATATATGGATTTACCAGCTATAGGCCTAACTCTACATTTACTCTATTTAATGTTTTTCCTAAAAAAAAACAGTGATGAAATTCATTCACATCATTGCATGTAGACTAATCTCAGTTACCCGGAAGTAAAATTATTTCGCGaaagtttgtcatttcctgtTTTACATCTGGAAGGGAATGCCAATAACAATTGTGATTACCTTTTGTGTAAAGGAAGGAAGCAAAGTCTCCTCACTCGCAAACAAAAACAATTATCCTCACACAGGCTTGACAACCCACGCACTAGTTTAAGCTCACCGCCTTTGCCCAATCGTGATTTCTCCAAATAATCCATGCCAAAAACACCAAACCAGGAACAACTGCTGCTTGTGGTCACATTCTACGTGAGCCTTGACAGATTCTCGTTGTTTCATGTTCATGAGAATCTGTCCACAAGAGATGACATGTAGACTTCCATCACTATTCTATTGTGTGAACTGAATCTGATGCTGCTCTATTAAGTTTTGTTAGTGTAAAAGATATTTTGATgaagcaacgggtgtggctgaaatttgcctaatccactaatttgaaggggcgtccacatacttttgtatatagtgtatttctATGCATTTCTATTTCTCTCTAGATCTATATGGTCATTTTCCCACCCATCCAACCCTACTTTGTTGTTTGTTACATAAAGGTGAGGAGCACTATAACTGCATCTCAGCGCTGCACAAATCAATGAGGGGCTCCCACGAGAATGCTTCCCTCTACTGGCTGGGCCGCatgctggagggaggagaggacccCTTGTACGTGGCTCGCAGACTAGTCCGCTTCTCTAGTGAAGACGTGGGTGTGTGATGCGTCTAGGTTTACATCAAACCattgttttaatcagttattgaCCCAATTACATTAACCATTGCATTGGCGTAACCTCAGAAAACACTGTAAGGAGgagaatgtaaaaaaaaatgtatttataaaacatGTTGCTCAAGCACTAATTACCTGTACCAAACTATTATGTCAACAAACATGATCTAGCGTCTTTGGTATCATCCCAGACTAATCTTATTTTTGCCCTGACATTTGTATGCAGAGTCTACTTTCTGTTGGTCTGCACCTGTCAGAGCCATGGAAGGAGTCTTCCCTTACAACTCAAAGGCCTAGACAAGGTTCTGGTGTGTTCTGACTGGATGTCCTGTCCCTTTTGTTCAGGTATGGCAGATCCCTCTGCCCTTCCTCAGGCTGTATCTGCCTTCCAGGCCTGCCACCTCATCGGGATGCCAGAGTGTGAGGTGAGACTTAAATCTTGTCACCAAGGGCAACCAAGAGTTGTCCTTACATCTGCCTCTGTTAAATATAAGCTCTTTGTTATGTTGTGGATACAATAAAGAGAGACATTGGATTTTACCTGAGGAACTCCTTATTTTCTGACCATGGTATCCGGTATGCCTTTTGATATTTGGCCATATCAAAATGCTAATAAAGGTAattctccctctactccctttcctcccctcgctccttccttccctcccaccctcaGGTGATCTTGGCTCAGTGTGTGGTGTACCTGGCCAGGGCTCCTAAGTCGGTAGAAATCTACAAGGCGTACGGTAACGTGAAGGCCAGTCTGAGGAACCATAAGGGCCCCCTACCCTCTGTTCCCCTGCACCTTCGCAACGCCCCCACCAAGCTCATGAAGGACCTGGGCTACGCTGAGGGCTACAAGTACAACCCTGCCTTCAGTGCCCCTGTGGAGCAGGACTACCTGCCTGAGGAGCTCCGGGGAATGGACTTCTTCACCTGGAACCCCTCTGACCTATAACCTTTGAGGTTGACCCATGACCTCTGGCACCTGAGGTGAAGGTTACTGTGAGGGTTATAATGCTAAAGATCCATTTTTGTGCTATGAGGACCTCTGAAAAAGCTGCTGGATCTAACACGAATAGAACACTTAAGTAGAAGACCAATTTTGAGTTCAATGATATCACTTTGTTAAATAAATGTCATCTTGTATTGTAGATTGTTAGCATTATGTTGATATATTTTGTTCAATAGACTTATAAATAAACAGAGGGACAGTAATTAGCACCTTTTCTATTATAATACATTTTATCATCTAGGACGTACTGAGTGTACAtagcattaggaacaccttcctaatattgagttgcacccccttttgccctcagaacagcctcaattcataagggcatggactctacaaggtgttgaaagcattccacagggatgctggccctgtgatgttgacttcaatgcttcccacagttgtgtcaagtcgtctggatgtcctttgggtgctggaccattcttgatacacacaggaaactgttgagtgtgaataacacagcagcgttgcagttcttcacaGACTCAAACTGatgctcctggcacctactaccataccccgttcaaagacacttaaacgggttctcctggcacctactaccataccccgttcaaagacacttaaactggttctcctggcacctactaccatacctcgttcaaagacacttaaactggttctcctggcacctactaccataccccgttcaaagacacttaaactggtgctcctggcacctactaccataccccgttcaaagacacttaaactggttctcctggcacctactaccataccccgttcaaagacacttaaatcgtTTCTTGCCCAAATGTCCCTCTGAATAGCGTACCCAATCTATcagtctcaattgtctcaaggtttaaaaatctttatttaacttgtttcctccccttcatctacactgattgaagtggatttaacaagtgacataaataagggattatagctttcacctggtctcacctggtcagtctgtcatggaaagagcatgttcctaatattttgtacactcagtgtatatgggaGTTTTATTCCGTTTTGAGCCATTGTCtgcaaatgaaagataaattaCATTAAAGGTAATCTCATGCATTACCACTTGTTTTACACCAACTCACTTTACCATCCATGTGTTGCACCAGTTCTGCTGCACCATGGTACAGTCAGTTAATCCCTACAAGGTCTTTGGTGCCATTATTTCAACTATGTGATCTTATTCAGCAGCTACACAGCCTAGGCCTGAGGCCTCATAAATGATGAGTCCTAACTCACCTGACTGATCCAGGGAATTAAAGAACCACCGTGGGTGAAGACAGTAGGTTTTTGGGTGGTGTTGCAGCCTTTACCATTCACAAAGCTGGTTAACCCCCATGGATGTACCACCTACCATCTCTACCCTGACAGTTCAGGTGCCCACCTGAGTAATCCTGGGGAGACACAAGAAGACCAGGGTGGAGGAGATGGAAAGCTGCAAGTAGCCACATTGAAAATAATCTGAAGTATGTCTGCTGCTACTGCATACATAAATCACACTAAAATgtactgtacattgttaataGTTGCGATAATAACATCTagaatgtttgactaaaacaattTCAAactttgcttacatttgtatatgattgCGTGTCTCTATTATGTTAATACTGGCTGCCATTCCTTATTCAGCTGCATGTCTATGAAAGTGACTCAGGTTAGTCACTCTTCCAAATGACACAGTGGTGATATCTAAAGTTTATACCGGCCTATTTTTATTAGAAACAGTTtgcactatactgtatgtctgagcAAATCATGAGGTCCTTGTATGGCTCTTTCTTACCCACAGAAGACGATTATAATTTCAGTCAGGATGGCAGATCATCTTTTCCACTATGATGGACTGCTCATAGCCTTCCTCTGTCTTCATGTCATGCTCTACCAGGATCAGTCTGTACATgtgcaacctggatcagaacagaTGAGAAAGACATCATATTGTATTTTGAATTCAAGTTAATGTTTCTACACATAAATGTAAattgttggtcccatatttcttgagctgaaatgaaagatcccagaaaagTTCCATttgtacaaaaagcttatttctataaaatgtgcacaaatgtgtctacatccctgttagtgagcatttctcctttgccaagataatccatccaggtgtggcatatcaagaagttgattgaACAACATGATCAGTGCACctggtgctggggacaataaaaggtcactctaaaatgtgcagttttgtcacacaacacaatgccacagatgttttgagagagtgtgcaattggcatgctgaatgcaggaatgtccatcagagctgttgccagataaatGAATGTATGTTTTTCTACTATAATCTgccctccaatgtcgttttagagaatttggcagtacgtccaatcagcctcataaccgcagaccatgtgtaaccacgtcaggccaggacctccacatcccacttcttcacctgcggaatcgtctgagaccagccacccagatagctgatgaaactgggggtTTGTACAACCAAACCATTTCTGCACAAACTtccagaaaccgtctcagggaagctcatctgcctgCTCGTCATCCTCAACAGGGTCTTTACTTAACTGCAGTTTGACGTCGTAGCTGATTTctgtgggcaaatgctcaccttcgatggctgctggagaagtgtgcttttcacggatgaatccccatttcaactgtaccgggcagacagcgtgtatggtgttgtgtgggcgagtggtttgatgatgtcaatgttgtgaacagtgtCCCATCGTGGCTgtggggttatgttatgggctggcataagctacagacaatgaacacaattgcattttatcaatggcaatttgaatgcacagggataccgtgacgagatcctgaggcccatttttgtgccattcatccaccgccgtcacctcatgtttcagcatgataatgcacaggcccttgtcgcaaggatctgttcacaattcctggaagctgaacatgtcccagttctcCCATGCCCTGCATATTCACCaggcatgtcacccattgagcatgtttgggatgctctggatcgacttgTACGGCAGCGtattccagttcctgccaatatccagcaactttgtaccgccattgaagaggagtgggacaacattccacagtccACAGTCAATAGCCTGATCAActatatgcgaaggagatgtcgcACTGTATTAGGCAATAgtaacaccagatactgactggtttcttGATCCAGGACCCTACCTTTTTCTTTTTATGTATCTgcgaccaacagatgcatatctgtattcccagtcatgtgaaaaccatagataggacctaatgaatttatttcaattgactgatttccttatataaaatCTTTAAAATAGTTGgatgttacatttatatttttgttcagtgtagctaaCTATCTTGTTGCTTTTCCCCCTTTGACGTGCGAGCCTATAGCCTTACAGTGCCACATCCTGGCTGAGGTACAGAAAGAGTATCAGTGTTAGTGTTTCTTGTGCTGTGGCCTTGAGATTGGTGGGCATGCAAGAGTGTTCCTTTGGTAACATTAGGAGAACAATATGAAAACAGTCTTTGGAAGGGTTTCATATACCACCAGGATATATATGGGTGTTCAATCTGTTTGGGTTTACTCCTCGGATGCCTAGTATGTTACTATATTTGATATAAATCCTACCGCCAATTTAATGGCATGTTGCATGCTGGACTCGCGTAATGCAGTGTGCATCTGTCATGACCCAGTTATCCGTGATGAGCCTAAGTCCGCAGGTGGGGAACAACAACTCAAGAGAAACTTAAGAATAAGTGGCAAACCCGAACATGGCTGTAAACAGTAACGTGCTTTCGTCATCGGCAGATCTATTGTAAGAAATATCTTGGTTTCCGAGGCAAAAACCCTGTGCTATCctggagcacgagtacaggacattacAAGGCTGTTTCCGATCATTCTTCGACAAAGGCAGGGACCTGATGCTGTCGTGGTCCATGTGGGGTCAAGCGGCATCAGGAGGGCTAGCTCAAAACTTCTGAAAATGGATTTTAAATAACTGATTTTAGCACTGAAGGATTCCAAAAAGCTGCCAGTTATTTCACGTCCTATACCGTCATTGGGCTGCAGGTGTGACA belongs to Oncorhynchus gorbuscha isolate QuinsamMale2020 ecotype Even-year linkage group LG22, OgorEven_v1.0, whole genome shotgun sequence and includes:
- the wrnip1 gene encoding ATPase WRNIP1 isoform X2; protein product: MASEEAGSVAEPVQCPVCFKDFAASEINAHLDRCLLNNDSCPTSTSKDMNGPPLKKPRISSKASSPTVNTTDSSEARKSTAPPSPIFRMFQTNINKGPVQSERNTFLSNKPIASTAVSKGTKRHSPDEMGAGKATGQFCIDPPASNTLIKTPCDTTPVRALLNIDKPLAEKLRPTTLEEYFGQNKVVGEHTLLRSLLDSQEIPSLILWGPPGCGKTTLAHIIASGNKKRGTARFVSLSATSTSTNEVREVIKQAQNELKLMKRKTILFIDEIHRFNKSQQDTFLPHVECGTVTLIGATTENPSFQVNAALLSRCRVLVLDKLSVEAMGLILLRAVATLGISVLGEDLSDRIDQDELDPTELRSEPKVYIEQKALDTIAHLCDGDARAGLNGLQLAVQARVGAARPGQSGSGSTPHDIVVQEEHVKEGLQRSHILYDKAGMADPSALPQAVSAFQACHLIGMPECEVILAQCVVYLARAPKSVEIYKAYGNVKASLRNHKGPLPSVPLHLRNAPTKLMKDLGYAEGYKYNPAFSAPVEQDYLPEELRGMDFFTWNPSDL
- the wrnip1 gene encoding ATPase WRNIP1 isoform X1, which gives rise to MASEEAGSVAEPVQCPVCFKDFAASEINAHLDRCLLNNDSCPTSTSKDMNGPPLKKPRISSKASSPTVNTTDSSEARKSTAPPSPIFRMFQTNINKGPVQSERNTFLSNKPIASTAVSKGTKRHSPDEMGAGKATGQFCIDPPASNTLIKTPCDTTPVRALLNIDKPLAEKLRPTTLEEYFGQNKVVGEHTLLRSLLDSQEIPSLILWGPPGCGKTTLAHIIASGNKKRGTARFVSLSATSTSTNEVREVIKQAQNELKLMKRKTILFIDEIHRFNKSQQDTFLPHVECGTVTLIGATTENPSFQVNAALLSRCRVLVLDKLSVEAMGLILLRAVATLGISVLGEDLSDRIDQDELDPTELRSEPKVYIEQKALDTIAHLCDGDARAGLNGLQLAVQARVGAARPGQSGSGSTPHDIVVQEEHVKEGLQRSHILYDKAGEEHYNCISALHKSMRGSHENASLYWLGRMLEGGEDPLYVARRLVRFSSEDVGMADPSALPQAVSAFQACHLIGMPECEVILAQCVVYLARAPKSVEIYKAYGNVKASLRNHKGPLPSVPLHLRNAPTKLMKDLGYAEGYKYNPAFSAPVEQDYLPEELRGMDFFTWNPSDL